The stretch of DNA CGATTTAAGATCACACCATTACTTGCGGCCCGGGTGCCCCACAGCTTGCTGTGGGATCGCATGTCCTGGCAATCAATCTTGTTTTCATTGCTTTAATTACAAAAATAATATTCCTCGAATCCGATTTATAACCCGTTTTAAATCCAACCCAAAGTCCGCCAAGGCGGATGGGGCACCCAATCTTTATTGCCCATTTGTTATCTTGGGCTGATATGAAGATTATTCGGGGATATTCGAGGCCAATAAAAAAAGCGGGCGATGGGGGTCGAACCCACGACGTCAAGCTTGGGAAGCTTGCATTCTACCGCTGAATTACGCCCGCTTATATGCTTGTGTTGTCTTCTAAACTTATCTCGAAAGTCCCGTCAAGTCAAGTCTTTTGTCCGCGGTCAAACCACGGCCCCGATAATACAGCCGACCGACATCAGCAGGCCGACCAGAAAATGAATCTGAATGGTTCCGGCCTGGGCCGGAATGAATTCTTTGAGATTTTGATATTCCCGGGCAAAAATGCGCACGGTTTTAAGGGCAATCGGCAATGACAACAAAGCTGCCAGCGCATAAGGGGTCAATCCGGCAAAGATAACCAGCAACACGACCCCGGCATAGTTGCCGAAAATGAGAAAATAATACCCGGCGCGTGCGCGGCTTTTACCGAACGTAACGACCAGATGATTTTTGCCGACCGATTTGTCGGCCTCATAATCGGGAAACTCGTTAACATAAAGAATGGCGGTAATCAAGAACCCGATCGGGAACGAGGCCCAGAAAGAGAGCCAGCTGAAAGAGCCGGTTTGGACAAAATATGAGCCCATGATGGGCAGGATGCCAAAACAGGCCAGAATGGACAATTCCCCGACCCGGTTATATGAAAAGGCAAATCGGGTGGCGGTGTAGAAAAACCCTCCGATAAAGCCGAGCGCGGCCAGAATCAGCACCCAGTAGCCGGGCGTATGGAAAAAGAGATAGATCCCGGCGGCAAGGGCTATGCCCCAGCAGATAAAGGCGGCGGTCAGGACGGCGCCCGGTGTCAGGATATGATCCTGAATCATCCTTGACCCGCCCGAAAACGGCGTGAAATGCGGGTTGACGTCATCATCGGTGGTTTTGTGGTCATAGTAGTCGTTGGCCATGTTGGCGGCGGCATGAGCCGCCACAACGCCGATCAGCGTAACGAAGAACAGAAGCCAGTGAAAGCGGCCGGTTTCATAATAGGCCAAAGTCGAGCCGAACAGCACCGGGATGATGGTTCCGGTAAAAAACGGCGCCCGGGCGGCCTTTATCCAAAGTATAAAAGAATTCATAAATAAAAATCCTGCGTTTTGTAATTAATATCCTTGTGACCGCCGGAATATAAAGCCAGGCGAGGTCTCAAATCAACCTATTTTTCATCTTTTCTAAGGCCGGTGTAGCGCACCAGGATAATAGTGATTTCATATAGAAAATACATCGGGCCGGCCAATAATAATTGCGAGAAAACATCGGGGGTCGGTGTCAGAATAGCGGCCGCTACCAGGATCAGGACCAGCGCATACGGGCGGCCCTTGCGGAGAGTGCGCGCCGAGATAATGCCGATTTTGCCGAGGAAATAGCCGATGACGGGAAGTTCGAAGGTCAGGCCGAAGGCCAGAAGCATCATCCCGGCGAAAGAAACATAGCTGTTGACAGTGATAATAGGCGTCATGACATCCTGGCCATAGCCGACCAAAAACTTGATGGCATAGGGCAGGACAACATAAAAACAAAAGGCCGCGCCGCCGAGAAACAAAATAGAAGCGAAAAAGACAAAGGGAATGACGGCTGATTTTTCTTTGCTATAAAGGCCCGGCGCCACGAAACGCCAGATTTGATATAGAATGACCGGGGCGGCCCCGATGATGCCGGTATAGAACGATATTTTCAAATAGGCATAAAAAGAGCCGGTGATTTCGGTAAAATGGAGTTTGATATCACCCAGTGGGAAAACAATAAACTTAAAAATATGCTCGGCAAAAACGAAAGAGACGCCGGCGACGACGGCGACGGCCAGAATTGATTTGATTATGCGCCAGCGAAGCTCTTCGACATGATCCAGAAACGGCATGTCGCTTCGGCCGAATCTCTTTTTGGTTTCAGGGTCCGTGGTTTCAGTCATAGTAAAAGTGAATTAGTAACGCAAGTCGCTATAAGTCAACTTATTTTTCAACCAACAGGTAATGAAAGGATTACAGGCTCAGCCGAGGAGTTTTTTTAGTTCTTCGAAAAACTCGGTTTTGTCCTGGAATTTGCGATAGACAGAGGCGAAACGGACATAGGCGATATCATCGATCTCGCGGAGTTTCTCCATGACCAGTTCGCCGATATATTTGCTGGTGACTTCGCTCTTGGAGCGCTCCTGCAGACGGGCCTCGATTTCATCGACGATAGCTTCAATCTTCTTGACCGAGACCGGCCGCTTGTTGCAGGCCAGCTTAATGCCGCGGTGAAGTTTTTCATGGTCAAAAGGCTCTCGTCGGCCGTCGGATTTCAGGACGGTCAGGGTGACATTTTCGATATATTCGTAGGTAGTAAAACGCTCCTTGCATTTGAGACATTCGCGGCGTCGCCGCACGGCACGACCGTCCTGGGCCGAGCGGGAGTCGACGACTTTGTCCTCCTCATGTCCGCAGAAGGGGCATTTCACAGCGGCAGACCCTCGACTTTGATATCTTTGTTGTTGACGATAAGCGTCTTGATGGACACTCCGGCTTCCTCGAGCATTTCTTTCGAGAGATCATCGGGGTACCCCTCCCCTATGAAAATTTCCCTGATGCCGGCATTGATGAGAATC from candidate division Zixibacteria bacterium HGW-Zixibacteria-1 encodes:
- the menA gene encoding 1,4-dihydroxy-2-naphthoate octaprenyltransferase — protein: MNSFILWIKAARAPFFTGTIIPVLFGSTLAYYETGRFHWLLFFVTLIGVVAAHAAANMANDYYDHKTTDDDVNPHFTPFSGGSRMIQDHILTPGAVLTAAFICWGIALAAGIYLFFHTPGYWVLILAALGFIGGFFYTATRFAFSYNRVGELSILACFGILPIMGSYFVQTGSFSWLSFWASFPIGFLITAILYVNEFPDYEADKSVGKNHLVVTFGKSRARAGYYFLIFGNYAGVVLLVIFAGLTPYALAALLSLPIALKTVRIFAREYQNLKEFIPAQAGTIQIHFLVGLLMSVGCIIGAVV
- the tatC gene encoding twin-arginine translocase subunit TatC, which codes for MTETTDPETKKRFGRSDMPFLDHVEELRWRIIKSILAVAVVAGVSFVFAEHIFKFIVFPLGDIKLHFTEITGSFYAYLKISFYTGIIGAAPVILYQIWRFVAPGLYSKEKSAVIPFVFFASILFLGGAAFCFYVVLPYAIKFLVGYGQDVMTPIITVNSYVSFAGMMLLAFGLTFELPVIGYFLGKIGIISARTLRKGRPYALVLILVAAAILTPTPDVFSQLLLAGPMYFLYEITIILVRYTGLRKDEK
- a CDS encoding transcriptional regulator NrdR, yielding MKCPFCGHEEDKVVDSRSAQDGRAVRRRRECLKCKERFTTYEYIENVTLTVLKSDGRREPFDHEKLHRGIKLACNKRPVSVKKIEAIVDEIEARLQERSKSEVTSKYIGELVMEKLREIDDIAYVRFASVYRKFQDKTEFFEELKKLLG